A stretch of the Capricornis sumatraensis isolate serow.1 chromosome 19, serow.2, whole genome shotgun sequence genome encodes the following:
- the MAP1A gene encoding microtubule-associated protein 1A — METEAGPGRPRGVAMETSPGLGLRSPGSPPAQNPAEPLREAGAVVAAARWDLRKHSLLIVIGDIATESQLRAVRAHLEQGILSWNIDLSSIDLNQQLRLFITRHLAHFSSEVKGQRTLCHQSEILETVILVNPSADSISSEVHHLLSSPSAHKLLILSGQSLEPGGDLILQSGTYSYQNFAQVLHNPEIAQLLSNRDPGIQAFLTVSCLGEGDWSHLGLSSSQETLHLRLNPEPTLPTMDGVAEFSEYVSETVDVPSPFDLLEPPTSGGFLKLSKPCCYIFPGGRGDSALFAVNGFNILVDGGSDRKSCFWKLVRHLDRIDSVLLTHIGADNLPGINGLLQRKVAELEEEQSQGSSSYSDWVKNLISPELGVVFFNVPDKLRLPDASRKAKRSIEEACLTLQHLNRLGIQAEPLYRVVSNTIEPLTLFHKMGVGRLDMYVLNPVKDSKEMQFLMQKWAGNSKAKTGIVLANGKEAEISVPYLTSITALVVWLPANPTEKIVRVLFPGNAPQNKILEGLEKLRHLDFLRYPVATQKDLATGAVPANLKPSKIKQRADSRESLKATTKTPVGKLAKREEVAEEGAKEARSELAKELAKTEKKAKESSEKPPEKPAKPERMKTESSEALKAEKRKLIKDKVGKKHLKEKISKLEEKKDKEKKEIKKERKELKKDEGRKEEKKDAKKEEKKKDTKPEVKKISKPDLKPFTPEVRKTLYKAKAPGRVKMDKSRATRGEKELSAEPRTPPAQKGAAPLPARELALSSPEDLTQDFEELKREERELLTEQRDARLGEKPLPPDTAEEGLPSTAAQVAPPSVPGLEAEVPVMKEKEVVPDVPEERGSKDRGPDSGAETEEEKDTWEEKKPKEAEGLPDRTEAREESEPEVKEDVIEKAELEEMEELPPSDEEEEEETKAEGFYQKHMQEALKVTPRGKEALGGREPGLQGKAPEKETSSFLSSLATPAGATEHVSYIQDETIPGYSETEQTISDEEIHDEPEERAAPPRFPTGTYDLPGPEGPGPFEASQPADTAVPATASKAYGAPETELTYPPNMVAAPLAEEEHVSSATSITECDKLSSFATSVAEDQSVASLTAPQTEETGKSSLLLDTVTSIPSSRTEATQGLDYVPSAGTISPTSSLEEDKGFKSPPYEDFSVTAESEKRGEMVGRGLSGERALEEEEKEETASVQMSEKLHGQYGPPMFAAPGHALHPGEPALGEAEERCLSPDDSTVKMASPPPSGPPSATHTPFHQSPVEEKSEPQDFQEADSWGDTKSIPGVGKEVAAEETTKPEPDKGTLEEEGKAPPPRSPQAQEVPISIAGGQVGRTIQLLPEQDKAIILETMEVGEPAGPVQETEALPEDLRTSLQELGEPQKEEVLQIPDQGLSPEEAESLSVLSVVSPDAAKKQDATPRSPCSLTEQRLHTDLWPQGSPEDTRSLSFSEESPSKETSLDISSKQLSPESLGTLQFGELSLGKEEKGSLIQAEDTALHLAPVSILEAQAATVSPPTDGTSGYSARADITDESPDGKLPASSFSPTALLGDGRHSPGVITSLGEHILTPDSSLTKSPESLPSPAMEDIVMEWEGKVPKLKDRPPEQKEKGPEPTDEALQQQGQTLEQRDTVTEQRDTAICRKDEVLEEKDKAGEPQDQAVEQKGRDSEHRDTVLDQKAQAPEGKDEDLEPKDRGLEHRDTAPDQKAQALEGKDKDLGPKDRGLEAKDKALEQEDKVPEEKDKILEQKIRDLEHKDTVPEDTVPELKGKALEQKDEASEQDKAPEEKDKAQKDQAPEQKDQALAQKYWALEQKAEALEQTIKATEQKDKFLEEKDKTQEQESPVQEDKIMAPKEKILEEKSPEKVKAVEQKEAVLEKRKALGLEESPVHEDKAWEQEEKYQKGQDVVQEWRETPPSSREPAGEQKEPARTWEDTSEQEDTYWRGREDVVLEQDTYWQELSCERKVWFPHELGGPGARPRYTEERESTFLDEGPDDEQEVPPLEHTPQSPWASDFKGFQEPAPQKGLEVERWLAESPVGLPPEEEDKLTRSPFEIISPPASPPEMAAQRVLPAPEQESPIPDPKLLPPMRDEPTTRSWLADIPPWVPKDRPLPPAPLSPAPAPPTPAPEPHTCAPFSWGTAEDDGVAAVQEGAAELEGGPYSPLGKDYRKAEEEREEEVGVPDHSPQSSQVPKASESHASEEPEQTEPEEREPTPYPDERSFQYADIYEQMMLTGLGPACPTREPPLGAAGDWPPHISTKEEAAGQDTPAEKELSSPVSPHRLQFDTPAFSYAALAGPAVPPRQEPEPGLGMDPSLTPPAVPPRAPIPQSQGPSPPLNGHILSCSPDRRTPSPKEPGRGPWDDSPSDSELEKGAREQPEKKAQSPSPPYPTPAGPSALWPESEARTSPSSDSHLGPARPSLDFPASAFGFSSLQPAPPQLPSPAEPRSAPCGSLAFSGDRALALAPGPPARARHDEYLEVTKAPSLDSSLPQLPSPGSPGAPLLSSLPRPASPVLSEGSSSEATTPVISSVAEGFPLGLGAAEPGSIELVPGMEATAHGLWDLASLSPAPPASLDLAPVPAPSLPGDMDDGSLPCRLECSGAAAKKPSPSQGPSRDGATNGPTETSPKPPGPAPAEAEACPAWERGGWPEGAERSPRPDTLLSPEQLPCPGAAPGDQPRSGSPETEAGPQGCATEPRPHRGELSPSFLNPPLPRSTDDSDPSTEEARLVGRGGRHRAGAPGATGGPCPVADETPPTSASDSGSSQSDSDVPPETEECPSITAEAALDSDEDGDFLPVDKAGGVSGTHHPRPGHDPPPLPQPDPRPAPPRPDVCMADPEGLSSESGRVERLREKEKAQGRVGRRAPGRAKPASPARRLDLRGKRSPTPGKGTADRASRVPPRPRSTTSQVTPGEEKDGHSPMSKGLVNGLKAGPTALGSKGGSGAPVYVDLAYIPNHCSGKTADLDFFRRVRASYYVVSGNDPANGEPSRAVLDALLEGKAQWGENLQVTLIPTHDTEVTREWYQQTHEQQQQLNVLVLASSSTVVMQDESFPACKIEF, encoded by the exons GCCAGAGGACCCTCTGCCACCAGAGTGAGATCCTAGAGACTGTCATCCTCGTAAACCCCAGTGCCGACAGCATCAGCTCTGAG GTTCACCACCTCCTCAGCAGCCCATCAGCTCACAAACTGCTGATCTTGAGTGGGCAGAGTTTAGAGCCTGGGGGAGACCTCATCCTACAGAGTGGCACCTATTCCTATCAAAATTTTGCCCAGGTCCTTCACAACCCAGAG ATTGCCCAACTACTCAGCAACAGAGACCCTGGGATCCAGGCTTTCCTCACCGTGTCTTGCTTAGGGGAGGGTGactggagccacctgggactATCCAGTTCCCAAGAGACCCTGCACCTCCGGCTAAACCCTGAGCCCACGCTGCCCACCATGGATGGCGTGGCTGAATTCTCCGAGTACGTCTCTGAGACTGTGGATGTGCCGTCCCCCTTCGACCTGCTGGAGCCCCCCACCTCAGGCGGCTTCCTCAAGCTCTCCAAGCCTTGCTGCTACATCTTCCCTGGCGGCCGCGGGGACTCGGCCCTCTTTGCCGTTAATGGTTTCAACATCCTGGTGGACGGTGGCTCTGACCGCAAGTCCTGCTTCTGGAAGCTAGTGCGGCATTTGGACCGCATCGACTCGGTGCTGCTCACCCACATCGGGGCCGACAACCTGCCAGGCATCAACGGGCTTCTGCAGCGCAAAGTGGCAGAACTGGAAGAGGAGCAGTCCCAGGGCTCCAGCAGCTACAGCGACTGGGTGAAGAACCTCATCTCCCCCGAGCTGGGGGTTGTCTTCTTCAACGTGCCCGATAAGCTGCGGCTGCCGGATGCCTCGCGCAAGGCCAAGCGCAGCATTGAGGAGGCCTGCCTCACTCTGCAGCACTTAAACCGCCTGGGCATCCAGGCCGAGCCCCTGTACCGCGTGGTCAGCAACACCATAGAACCTCTCACCCTCTTCCACAAGATGGGTGTGGGCCGCCTGGACATGTACGTCCTCAACCCTGtcaaggacagcaaggagatgcagTTCCTCATGCAAAAGTGGGCGGGCAACAGTAAAGCCAAGACGGGCATCGTGCTGGCTAACGGGAAGGAGGCTGAGATCTCGGTGCCCTACCTGACCTCCATCACTGCTCTGGTGGTCTGGTTGCCAGCCAACCCCACTGAGAAGATCGTGCGTGTCCTTTTCCCAGGGAATGCCCCCCAGAACAAGATCTTGGAGGGCCTGGAAAAGCTTCGACACCTGGACTTCCTGCGCTACCCTGTGGCCACACAGAAGGACCTGGCCACTGGGGCTGTGCCTGCCAACCTCAAACCCAGCAAAATCAAACAGCGAGCTGACAGCAGAGAGAGCCTCAAGGCCACGACCAAGACACCCGTGGGCAAGCTGGCCAAACGGGAGGAGGTGGCCGAAGAGGGAGCCAAGGAGGCTCGCTCAGAACTGGCCAAAGAGTTAGCCAAGAccgaaaagaaagcaaaagagtcgTCTGAgaagcccccagagaagcccGCCAAGCCCGAGAGGATGAAGACAGAGTCGAGCGAGGCACTGAAGGCAGAGAAGCGAAAGCTGATCAAAGACAAAGTGGGGAAGAAGCACCTGAAAGAGAAGATATCAAagctggaagagaaaaaagacaaagagaaaaaggagatcaagaaggagaggaaggagctcaagaaggatgaaggaaggaaggaggaaaagaaggatgccaagaaggaggagaagaagaaagacaCCAAACCTGAGGTCAAAAAGATTTCCAAGCCAGACCTGAAGCCCTTTACCCCTGAGGTGCGGAAGACCCTCTACAAAGCCAAGGCCCCTGGCAGAGTCAAAATGGACAAGAGCCGGGCTACCCGTGGGGAGAAGGAGCTGTCCGCCGAGCCCCGCACACCCCCGGCCCAGAAGGGGGCCGCGCCCCTCCCAGCAAGGGAGCTGGCCTTGTCTTCACCAGAAGACCTTACACAGGACTTTGAGGAGTTGAAACGTGAGGAGAGGGAGTTGCTGACCGAGCAAAGGGACGCAAGACTAGGCGAGAAACCGCTCCCCCCGGACACTGCCGAGGAGGGACTCCCGAGCACAGCGGCTCAGGTGGCACCACCCTCTGTCCCCGGGCTGGAAGCAGAAGTACCtgtgatgaaggagaaagaggttGTCCCAGACGTCCCTGAGGAACGAGGCAGCAAGGACAGAGGCCCAGACTCGGGGGCggaaacagaggaagagaaagataccTGGGAGGAAAAGAAGCCAAAGGAAGCCGAGGGGCTCCCTGACAGAACAGAAGCCCGAGAGGAAAGTGAACCTGAGGTAAAGGAAGATGTGATAGAGAAGGCCGAGTTAGAGGAGATGGAGGAGCTGCCGCCTTCcgatgaggaggaagaagaggagacaaAGGCAGAGGGTTTTTACCAAAAGCACATGCAAGAAGCCTTGAAGGTGACGCCAAGGGGCAAAGAGGCTCTCGGCGGCCGGGAACCGGGACTCCAAGGCAAGGCCCCGGAGAAGGAGACCTCGTCATTCCTCAGCAGCCTGGCCACCCCAGCAGGAGCCACTGAGCACGTGTCTTACATCCAGGACGAGACGATCCCTGGCTACTCCGAGACCGAGCAGACCATCTCGGATGAAGAGATCCATGACGAGCCTGAGGAGCGCGCGGCCCCGCCTAGGTTTCCGACAGGAACCTATGACCTCCCTGGGCCTGAAGGTCCCGGCCCCTTTGAGGCCAGCCAGCCTGCTGACACCGCTGTTCCTGCCACCGCCAGCAAGGCCTACGGAGCACCAGAGACGGAACTCACCTACCCCCCCAACATGGTGGCCGCCCCCCTGGCAGAAGAGGAGCACGTGTCCTCGGCCACCTCGATCACTGAGTGTGACAAGCTCTCTTCCTTTGCCACGTCCGTGGCCGAGGACCAGTCCGTGGCTTCACTCACggccccacagacagaggagacgggCAAGAGCTCCCTGCTGCTTGACACGGTCACGAGCATCCCCTCATCCCGCACTGAAGCCACTCAGGGCCTGGACTACGTGCCATCGGCTGGCACCATCTCACCCACCTCCTCACTGGAAGAAGACAAAGGCTTCAAGTCACCACCCTATGAGGACTTCTCTGTGACTGCGGAgtcagagaagagaggagagatggTAGGGAGAGGCTTGTCTGGAGAgagggccctggaggaggaagagaaggaggagaccGCCAGTGTACAGATGTCAGAGAAACTGCATGGTCAGTATGGACCCCCGATGTTTGCTGCCCCCGGGCACGCCCTCCACCCAGGGGAACCAGCCCTTGGAGAGGCGGAGGAGCGCTGCCTCAGCCCAGATGACAGCACAGTGAAGATGGCCTCTCCGCCACCGTCTGGCCCACCCAGTGCCACCCACACGCCCTTTCATCAGTCCCCAGTGGAGGAAAAGTCTGAGCCCCAAGACTTTCAGGAAGCAGACTCCTGGGGAGATACCAAGAGTATCCCAGGTGTGGGCAAGGAAGTTGCTGCAGAAGAGACCACCAAGCCAGAGCCTGACAAGGGCAcactggaggaggaagggaaggcgcCTCCTCCGAGGAGCCCCCAGGCCCAGGAGGTACCCATCAGCATAGCTGGGGGACAGGTCGGCCGCACCATCCAGCTGCTGCCAGAACAGGACAAAGCCATCATCCTCGAGACTATGGAGGTGGGAGAGCCCGCAGGCCCAGTTCAAGAAACAGAAGCCCTACCCGAAGACTTGAGAACCTCACTCCAAGAACTTGGGGAACCTCAGAAAGAGGAGGTGCTCCAAATTCCTGACCAAGGCCTCTCCCCTGAAGAGGCAGAGTCCCTCTCTGTCCTCAGCGTGGTCTCCCCAGATGCTGCCAAAAAGCAAGACGCCACCCCGAGGTCTCCCTGTAGCCTGACGGAGCAGCGCCTCCACACAGACCTGTGGCCACAGGGATCTCCAGAAGACACCCGGTCACTGTCTTTCTCAGAGGAGAGTCCCAGCAAGGAGACCTCGCTGGACATCTCTTCCAAGCAGCTGTCTCCAGAAAGCCTTGGCACCCTCCAGTTTGGGGAATTAAgccttggaaaggaagaaaaggggtcCCTGATACAGGCTGAGGACACCGCTCTCCACCTAGCCCCTGTGTCTATTCTAGAAGCCCAGGCAGCCACAGTGTCGCCTCCCACAGATGGGACCAGTGGATACTCCGCACGGGCAGACATCACAGATGAGAGCCCTGATGGAAAATTACCCGCCAGTTCCTTCTCTCCCACTGCGCTGCTAGGAGATGGGAGGCACTCACCCGGAGTGATCACAAGCTTGGGTGAACACATTCTCACACCTGATAGCTCCCTCACCAAGAGCCCTGAGTCCTTGCCAAGCCCTGCCATGGAGGATATTGTCATGGAGTGGGAAGGCAAAGTTCCAAAGTTGAAAGACAGACCcccagagcagaaggagaagggacccGAGCCCACGGATGAAGCCCTTCAGCAGCAGGGCCAAACCCTGGAACAGAGGGACACTGTCACGGAGCAGAGGGACACAGCCATCTGTCGGAAAGATGAGGTTCTGGAGGAGAAGGACAAGGCTGGGGAGCCACAGGATCAGGCTGTGGAACAAAAAGGCAGAGACTCAGAACACAGGGACACAGTCCTGGATCAGAAGGCCCAGGCCCCGGAAGGAAAAGATGAAGACTTAGAACCTAAAGACAGAGGCTTAGAACATAGGGACACAGCCCCGGATCAGAAGGCCCAGGCCCTGGAAGGAAAAGATAAAGACTTAGGACCTAAAGACAGAGGCTTAGAAGCAAAAGACAAGGCCCTAGAACAGGAGGACAAGGTcccagaagagaaagataaaatcttAGAACAAAAAATCAGAGACTTGGAACATAAAGACACTGTTCCAGAAGACACGGTCCCTGAACTGAAGGGCAAGGCCTTAGAACAGAAAGATGAAGCCTCTGAACAGGACAAGGCCCCAGAAGAGAAGGACAAGGCCCAGAAGGACCAGGCCCCAGAACAGAAGGACCAGGCCTTAGCTCAGAAATACTGGGCTCTCGAACAGAAGGCTGAAGCACTTGAACAAACCATTAAGGCCACTgaacaaaaagataaatttctGGAAGAGAAGGACAAAACTCAGGAGCAGGAGAGCCCTGTGCAGGAGGATAAAATCATGGCACCGAAGGAGAAGATCCTAGAGGAAAAATCTCCAGAAAAAGTCAAGGCTGTGGAACAGAAAGAAGCTGTGCTGGAGAAGAGGAAAGCTCTGGGGCTGGAAGAGAGCCCAGTGCACGAGGACAAggcctgggagcaggaggagaagtacCAGAAGGGGCAGGATGTGGTCCAGGAGTGGCGAGAAACACCTCCAAGCAGCAGAGAACCGGCTGGAGAACAGAAAGAGCCTGCCCGGACGTGGGAGGACACATCTGAGCAGGAAGACACGTACTGGAGGGGCAGAGAGGATGTGGTCCTGGAGCAGGACACGTACTGGCAGGAGCTGAGCTGCGAGCGGAAGGTCTGGTTCCCTCATGAGCTGGGGGGCCCGGGGGCCCGGCCACGGTACACAGAAGAGCGGGAGAGCACCTTCCTCGATGAGGGGCCGGATGATGAGCAGGAAGTGCCCCCCTTGGAGCACACACCCCAGAGTCCCTGGGCCTCGGACTTCAAGGGCTTTCAGGAGCCTGCACCACAGAAGGGGCTGGAGGTGGAGCGCTGGCTTGCGGAGTCACCAGTTGGGCTGCCACCAGAGGAAGAGGACAAGCTGACCCGCTCCCCCTTTGAGATCATCTCTCCTCCGGCCTCCCCGCCTGAGATGGCTGCACAGAGGGTTCTGCCGGCCCCGGAGCAAGAGAGCCCCATCCCAGATCCTAAGCTCCTGCCACCGATGAGGGACGAACCCACTACCCGCTCCTGGCTGGCTGACATCCCACCATGGGTGCCCAAGGAcagacccctgccccctgcacctCTCTCCCCAGCTCCCGCTCCCCCGACGCCTGCCCCAGAGCCACACACTTGTGCACCCTTCTCCTGGGGCACAGCTGAGGATGATGGtgtggctgcagtgcaggaggggGCAGCTGAGCTGGAAGGCGGGCCATACTCCCCACTAGGGAAGGACTACCGCAAGGCcgaagaggaaagggaagaagaagtGGGGGTTCCTGACCACAGCCCCCAGAGCTCACAGGTCCCCAAGGCCAGTGAAAGCCATGCCTCTGAGGAGCCCGAGCAGACCGAGCCAGAGGAGAGAGAGCCCACTCCCTATCCAGATGAGCGGAGCTTCCAGTACGCAGACATCTACGAGCAGATGATGCTCACAGGGCTGGGTCCTGCCTGCCCCACTAGAGAGCCTCCGCTTGGAGCTGCTGGGGACTGGCCCCCCCACATCTCAACCAAGGAGGAAGCTGCTGGCCAAGACACACCTGCAGAGAAGGAGCTTTCATCTCCTGTCTCACCCCATCGCCTCCAATTCGACACTCCGGCCTTCAGCTATGCAGCTCTGGCAGGACCCGCTGTGCCCCCCAGGCAGGAGCCTGAGCCAGGGCTAGGCATGGACCCTAGCCTCACCCCACCTGCAGTACCCCCCCGTGCTCCTATCCCCCAGAGCCAAGGCCCAAGCCCACCGCTGAATGGTCACATCCTGAGCTGCAGTCCAGATCGGAGAACCCCCTCCCCCAAGGAACCAGGACGAGGTCCCTGGGATGACAGCCCCAGTGACTCGGAGCTGGAGAAGGGGGCTCGGGAGCAACCCGAAAAAAAGGCCCAGTCCCCAAGTCCCCCATACCCCACGCCTGCTGGCCCCTCTGCCTTGTGGCCCGAAAGCGAGGCACGTACCAGCCCTTCTTCGGACTCACACCTGGGTCCTGCCCGACCCAGCCTGGACTTCCCTGCATCAGCCTTTGGCTTCTCCTCACTGCAGCCGGCGCCTCCACAGCTGCCCTCCCCAGCAGAACCCCGCTCAGCACCCTGTGGGTcgcttgccttctctggggaccgGGCTTTGGCTCTGGCTCCAGGGCCCCCTGCCAGAGCCCGGCATGATGAGTACCTTGAAGTGACCAAGGCCCCCAGCCTGGACTCGTCGCTGCCCCAGCTCCCATCACCTGGATCTCCCGGCGCCCCTCTCCTCTCCAGTCTGCCGAGGCCCGCCTCTCCCGTGCTGTCTGAAGGCTCCTCCTCGGAGGCCACCACCCCTGTGATTTCAAGTGTGGCTGAGGGCTTCCCTCTGGGTCTGGGAGCTGCAGAACCAGGGTCCATAGAGCTGGTCCCAGGAATGGAAGCCACTGCCCACGGCCTCTGGGACCTCGCTTCTCTGAGCCCAGCACCTCCAGCGTCCCTGGACTTGGCCCCAGTTCCAGCTCCGAGCCTGCCCGGGGACATGGATGACGGCAGCCTGCCCTGTCGCCTGGAGTGCTCAGGAGCAGCTGCCAAGAAGCCAAGCCCCTCCCAGGGTCCCTCCCGAGATGGTGCCACCAATGGTCCAACTGAAACCAGCCCCAAGCCCCCGGGCCCTGCCCCAGCCGAGGCTGAGGCCTGCCCTGCCTGGGAGCGTGGGGGCTGGCCTGAGGGAGCTGAGAGGAGCCCCCGGCCTGACACGCTGCTCTCCCCTGAGCAGCTGCCGTGCCCTGGAGCGGCCCCTGGAGACCAGCCTAGAAGCGGCTCCCCCGAGACGGAGGCTGGGCCCCAGGGATGTGCCACTGAACCCCGGCCCCACCGCGGGGagctctccccctccttcctgaacCCTCCTCTCCCTCGGTCCACAGATGACAGTGACCCCTCAACTGAGGAGGCTCGGCTAGTAGGGAGAGGGGGGCGGCACCGGGCAGGAGCCCCAGGGGCCACAGGGGGCCCATGCCCCGTGGCAGATGAGACACCCCCAACGTCAGCCAGTGACTCAGGCTCCTCACAGTCAGATTCTGACGTTCCTCCAGAAACTGAGGAGTGTCCATCCATCACAGCTGAGGCAGCCCTTGACTCGGATGAAGATGGGGACTTCCTGCCTGTGGACAAAGCTGGTGGGGTCAGTGGGACTCACCATCCCAGGCCCGGCCATGACCCGCCCCCGCTCCCCCAGCCAGACCCTCGGCCAGCCCCTCCCCGTCCTGACGTGTGCATGGCTGACCCCGAGGGGCTCAGCTCAGAGTCTGGAAGGGTAGAGAGGCTacgggagaaggaaaaggcacagGGGAGAGTTGGCCGCAGGGCCCCGGGTAGGGCTAAGCCAGCGTCTCCTGCCCGCCGTCTGGATCTTCGGGGAAAACGCTCACCCACCCCTGGTAAAGGGACTGCAGATCGAGCCTCCCGGGTCCCACCCCGACCACGCAGCACTACAAGCCAGGTCACCCCAGGAGAGGAAAAGGATGGGCACAGCCCCATGTCCAAAGGCTTAGTCAATGGACTCAAGGCAGGACCAA CAGCCTTGGGTTCCAAGGGCGGCTCTGGTGCCCCTGTCTATGTGGATCTCGCTTACATCCCGAATCACTGCAGCGGCAAGACTGCTGACCTCGACTTCTTCCGACGAGTGCGTGCATCCTACTATGTGGTCAGTGGGAACGACCCTGCCAATGGCGAGCCGAGCAGGGCTGTGCTGGATGCCCTGCTGGAGGGCAAGGCCCAGTGGGGGGAGAATCTTCAG GTGACTCTGATCCCTACTCATGACACAGAGGTGACGCGTGAGTGGTACCAGCAGACccatgagcagcagcagcagctgaacgTTCTAGTCCTGGCCAGCAGCAGCACCGTGGTCATGCAGGACGAGTCCTTCCCTGCCTGCAAGATTGAGTTCTGA